The following proteins are encoded in a genomic region of Populus trichocarpa isolate Nisqually-1 chromosome 13, P.trichocarpa_v4.1, whole genome shotgun sequence:
- the LOC127904179 gene encoding NADH dehydrogenase [ubiquinone] iron-sulfur protein 3: protein MDNQSFFKYSWETLPKKWVKKMERSEHGNRSDTNSDYLFQLLCFLKFHTYTRVQVLIDICGVDYPSRKRRFEVVYNLLSTRYNSRIRVQTSADEVTRIFPVVSLFPSAGRWEREVWDMFGVSFINHPDLRRILTDYGFEGHPLRKDLPLSGYVEVRYDDPEKRVVFEPIEMTQEFRYFDFASPWEQRSDG, encoded by the coding sequence atggATAACCaatcttttttcaaatatagTTGGGAGACTCTCCCCAAGAAATGGGtcaaaaaaatggaaagatCGGAACATGGTAATAGATCTGATACCAATTCGGATTACCTATTTCAATTGTTGTgctttcttaaatttcataccTATACAAGGGTTCAAGTTTTGATCGATATTTGCGGAGTTGATTATCCCTCTCGAAAACGAAGATTTGAAGTGGTCTATAATTTACTTAGTACTCGGTATAACTCACGCATTCGTGTACAAACCAGTGCAGACGAAGTAACACGAATATTTCCGGTAGTCAGTCTATTTCCATCAGCCGGCCGGTGGGAGCGAGAAGTTTGGGATATGTTTGGTGTTTCTTTCATCAATCATCCGGATCTACGCCGTATATTAACAGATTATGGTTTCGAGGGTCATCCATTACGAAAAGACCTTCCTCTGAGTGGATATGTGGAAGTACGCTATGATGATCCAGAGAAACGTGTAGTTTTTGAACCCATTGAGATGACCCAAGAATTTCGCTATTTCGATTTTGCTAGTCCTTGGGAACAGCGTAGCGACGGATAA